Proteins from one Paraburkholderia sp. BL10I2N1 genomic window:
- a CDS encoding glutamate synthase-related protein, translated as MNDHLQPTSSVPAEQGLYDPQNEHDACGVGFVAHIKGKKSHEIIQQGLKILENLDHRGAVGADPLMGDGAGILIQIPDGFYREEMAKQGVTLPPAGEYGVGMIFLPKEHASRLACEQELERTVKAEGQVVLGWRDVPVDHAMPISPTVKASEPLIRQIFIGRGKDIMVTDALERKLYVIRKTASHRIQALKLKHGKEYFVPSMSARTVVYKGLLLAGQVGVYYRDLQDERVVSALALVHQRFSTNTFPAWELAHPYRMIAHNGEINTVKGNVNWLNARTGAIASHVLGDDLPKLWPLIYPGQSDTASFDNCLELLVMAGYPLVHAMMMMIPEAWEQHTLMDDNRRAFYEYHAAMMEPWDGPAAIAFTDGRQIGATLDRNGLRPARYLITDDDLVIMASEAGVLPIPESKIVKKWRLQPGKMFLIDMEHGRIIDDKELKDNLANAKPYKSWIDAVRIKLDEIEPKAEDVVTERREAAALLDRQQAFGYTQEDLKFLMAPMAQAGEEAVGSMGNDSPLAVMSSKNKTLYHYFKQLFAQVTNPPIDPIRENMVMSLVSFIGPKPNLLDTNNINPPMRLEVSQPVLDFRDIAKIRAIDQYTGGKFSSYELNICYPVAWGKEGIEARLASLCAEAVDAVKSGYNMLIVSDRRTDRDNVAIPALLATAAIHTHLVQHGLRTSTGLVVETGSARETHHFALLAGYGAEAVHPYLALETLAQLAQGLKGDLSADKAIYNFTKAVGKGLQKVMSKMGISTYMSYTGAQIFEAVGLAEDLVLKYFHGTSSKVGGIGLFDVAEEAIRLHREAFGDSPVLANMLDAGGEYAYRVRGEEHMWTPDAIAKLQHSARSNSYQTYKEYAHLINDQTKRHMTFRGLFEFRLDPSKAIPLDEVEPAKEIVKRFATGAMSLGSISTEAHATLAVAMNRIGGKSNTGEGGEDENRYRNELRGIPIKNGDTMKSVIGDEVIVDIPLKDGDSLRSKIKQVASGRFGVTAEYLASADQIQIKMAQGAKPGEGGQLPGHKVSEYIGKLRYSVPGVGLISPPPHHDIYSIEDLAQLIHDLKNANSAASISVKLVSESGVGTVAAGVAKAKADHVVIAGHDGGTGASPLSSIKHAGTPWELGIAETQQTLVLNQLRGRIRVQADGQMKTGRDVVIGALLGADEFGFATAPLVVEGCIMMRKCHLNTCPVGVATQDPVLRAKFQGQPEHVVNFFFFVAEEARELMAQLGIRKFDDLIGHSELLDMKKGVEHWKARGLDFSRVFYQPQVPAEVARKHVEVQDHGLDRALDHTLIEKAKASIEKGEHVSFIQPVRNVNRTVGAMLSGTIAKKYGHDGLPDDTIHIQLKGTAGQSFGAFLAKGVTLDLVGDGNDYVGKGLSGGRIIIRPTNDFRGKSEENIICGNTVMYGAIEGESFFRGVAGERFCVRNSGATAVVEGTGDHGCEYMTGGTVIVLGETGRNFAAGMSGGIAYVFDPDNTFAGKCNKSMVALDPVLQQAEQERTVDRALWHTGTTDEALLKGLIERHFQFTGSPRAKALLENWDASRRQFVKVFPTEYKRALGEMGAKKAAKESLAA; from the coding sequence CGCGCCTCGCGTGCGAACAGGAACTCGAGCGTACGGTGAAGGCGGAAGGTCAGGTCGTCCTCGGCTGGCGTGACGTCCCGGTCGACCACGCAATGCCGATTTCGCCCACCGTGAAGGCCAGCGAGCCGCTGATCCGCCAGATCTTCATCGGTCGCGGCAAGGACATCATGGTCACCGACGCGCTCGAACGGAAGCTGTACGTGATCCGCAAGACCGCGAGCCACCGCATCCAGGCGCTCAAGCTCAAGCACGGCAAGGAATACTTCGTGCCGTCGATGTCGGCGCGCACGGTCGTCTACAAGGGGCTGCTGCTGGCGGGCCAGGTCGGCGTGTACTACCGCGACCTGCAGGACGAACGGGTGGTGTCGGCGCTCGCGCTCGTGCATCAGCGCTTCTCGACCAACACGTTCCCGGCGTGGGAACTGGCTCACCCGTACCGCATGATCGCCCACAACGGCGAAATCAACACGGTGAAGGGCAACGTCAACTGGCTCAACGCCCGTACCGGCGCCATCGCGAGCCACGTGCTCGGGGACGACCTGCCGAAACTCTGGCCGCTGATCTATCCGGGCCAGTCGGATACCGCATCGTTCGACAACTGCCTCGAACTGCTCGTGATGGCCGGTTATCCGCTCGTCCACGCGATGATGATGATGATCCCCGAGGCGTGGGAACAGCACACGCTGATGGACGACAACCGCCGCGCGTTCTACGAATACCACGCCGCGATGATGGAGCCGTGGGACGGCCCCGCCGCGATTGCCTTTACTGACGGCCGTCAGATCGGCGCGACGCTCGACCGTAACGGCCTGCGTCCGGCGCGCTACCTCATCACCGACGACGACCTCGTGATCATGGCGTCGGAAGCCGGCGTGCTGCCTATTCCTGAGTCGAAGATCGTCAAGAAATGGCGGCTGCAGCCGGGCAAGATGTTCCTGATCGACATGGAGCACGGCCGCATCATCGACGACAAGGAACTGAAGGACAACCTCGCGAACGCCAAGCCGTACAAGAGCTGGATCGACGCGGTCCGCATCAAGCTCGACGAGATCGAGCCGAAGGCCGAGGACGTCGTGACGGAACGCCGCGAAGCCGCTGCGCTGCTCGATCGCCAGCAGGCGTTCGGCTACACGCAGGAAGACCTCAAGTTCCTGATGGCGCCGATGGCGCAGGCCGGTGAAGAAGCCGTCGGTTCGATGGGCAACGACTCGCCGCTCGCGGTGATGTCGAGCAAGAACAAGACGCTCTATCACTACTTCAAGCAACTATTCGCACAGGTGACGAACCCGCCGATCGATCCGATTCGCGAAAACATGGTGATGTCGCTGGTGTCGTTCATCGGTCCGAAGCCGAACCTGCTCGACACGAACAACATCAACCCGCCGATGCGTCTTGAAGTGTCGCAGCCGGTGCTCGATTTCCGCGACATCGCGAAGATCCGCGCGATCGATCAGTACACGGGCGGCAAGTTCAGTTCCTATGAACTGAACATCTGCTATCCGGTGGCCTGGGGCAAGGAAGGCATCGAGGCGCGCCTCGCGTCGCTGTGCGCGGAAGCGGTCGATGCCGTCAAGTCCGGCTACAACATGCTGATCGTGTCAGACCGCAGGACGGACCGCGACAACGTCGCGATTCCGGCGCTGCTGGCTACGGCGGCGATCCACACGCACCTCGTGCAGCATGGTCTGCGCACGAGCACGGGTCTGGTCGTCGAAACCGGTTCGGCGCGTGAAACGCACCACTTCGCGCTGCTCGCCGGCTATGGCGCCGAAGCCGTGCATCCGTATCTCGCATTGGAAACACTGGCGCAACTCGCACAGGGTTTGAAGGGCGACCTGTCGGCGGACAAGGCGATCTACAACTTTACGAAGGCAGTCGGCAAGGGCCTGCAGAAGGTCATGTCGAAGATGGGTATCTCGACGTACATGTCATACACCGGCGCGCAGATTTTCGAGGCCGTCGGCCTCGCCGAAGATCTGGTGCTGAAGTACTTCCATGGCACGTCGTCGAAGGTTGGCGGCATTGGTCTCTTCGATGTGGCTGAAGAGGCGATCCGCCTGCATCGCGAAGCGTTCGGCGACAGCCCGGTGCTGGCCAACATGCTCGACGCGGGCGGCGAGTACGCGTACCGCGTGCGCGGCGAAGAGCACATGTGGACGCCGGATGCGATCGCCAAGCTGCAACACTCGGCGCGCAGCAACTCGTACCAGACGTATAAGGAATACGCACATCTGATCAACGATCAGACGAAGCGTCACATGACGTTCCGCGGCCTGTTCGAATTCAGGCTCGATCCGTCGAAGGCCATCCCGCTCGACGAAGTGGAACCCGCGAAGGAAATCGTCAAGCGCTTTGCGACGGGCGCCATGTCGCTCGGCTCGATCAGCACGGAAGCGCACGCCACGCTGGCGGTGGCGATGAACCGCATTGGCGGCAAGTCGAACACGGGCGAAGGCGGCGAGGACGAAAACCGTTATCGCAACGAGCTGCGCGGCATTCCGATCAAGAACGGCGACACGATGAAGTCGGTGATCGGTGATGAAGTGATCGTCGACATCCCGCTGAAGGACGGCGATTCGCTGCGCTCGAAGATCAAGCAGGTGGCGTCGGGGCGCTTCGGCGTGACGGCGGAGTACCTCGCGTCGGCCGACCAGATCCAGATCAAGATGGCCCAGGGCGCGAAGCCGGGCGAAGGCGGCCAGCTGCCGGGTCACAAGGTGTCCGAGTACATCGGCAAGCTGCGTTACTCGGTGCCGGGCGTCGGCCTGATTTCGCCGCCGCCGCACCACGACATCTATTCGATCGAAGATCTGGCGCAGTTGATCCACGACCTGAAGAACGCTAACTCCGCCGCGAGCATCTCGGTGAAGCTGGTGTCTGAATCGGGCGTCGGTACGGTCGCAGCCGGTGTCGCCAAGGCGAAGGCGGATCACGTCGTGATCGCCGGCCATGATGGCGGCACGGGCGCGTCGCCGCTGTCGTCGATCAAGCACGCCGGCACGCCGTGGGAACTCGGCATTGCCGAAACGCAGCAAACGCTGGTGCTGAACCAGCTGCGCGGCCGCATCCGCGTGCAGGCCGACGGCCAGATGAAGACCGGGCGCGACGTCGTGATCGGCGCGCTGCTCGGCGCGGATGAGTTCGGTTTTGCGACGGCGCCGCTCGTCGTCGAAGGCTGCATCATGATGCGCAAGTGCCATCTGAACACCTGCCCGGTCGGCGTGGCGACGCAGGATCCGGTGCTGCGTGCGAAGTTCCAGGGCCAGCCGGAACACGTCGTCAACTTCTTCTTCTTCGTTGCGGAAGAAGCGCGCGAACTCATGGCGCAACTGGGCATCCGCAAGTTCGATGACCTGATCGGCCATTCGGAACTGCTCGACATGAAGAAGGGTGTCGAACACTGGAAGGCGAGGGGGCTCGATTTCTCGCGCGTGTTCTATCAGCCGCAGGTCCCCGCGGAAGTGGCACGCAAGCACGTCGAAGTGCAGGATCACGGTCTCGACCGCGCGCTCGATCACACGCTGATCGAAAAGGCGAAGGCTTCAATCGAGAAGGGCGAGCACGTCTCGTTCATCCAGCCGGTACGCAATGTGAACCGCACGGTGGGCGCGATGCTGTCCGGCACGATCGCGAAGAAGTACGGCCACGACGGCCTGCCTGACGACACGATTCACATCCAGTTGAAGGGCACGGCGGGTCAGAGCTTTGGCGCATTCCTCGCGAAGGGTGTCACGCTGGATCTCGTCGGCGACGGCAACGACTACGTCGGCAAGGGTCTGTCGGGCGGCCGCATCATCATCCGTCCGACCAACGATTTCCGCGGCAAGTCGGAAGAAAACATCATCTGTGGCAACACGGTGATGTATGGCGCGATCGAAGGCGAATCGTTCTTCCGTGGCGTGGCAGGCGAGCGCTTCTGCGTGCGTAACTCCGGCGCGACGGCGGTTGTCGAAGGCACAGGCGACCACGGCTGCGAATACATGACGGGCGGCACGGTCATCGTGCTCGGCGAAACCGGCCGTAACTTCGCGGCTGGCATGTCGGGCGGTATCGCTTACGTGTTCGACCCGGACAACACGTTCGCCGGCAAGTGCAACAAGTCGATGGTCGCGCTCGATCCAGTGCTGCAGCAGGCCGAGCAGGAACGCACGGTCGACCGTGCACTGTGGCACACCGGCACGACCGACGAAGCGTTGCTCAAGGGGCTGATCGAACGCCACTTCCAGTTCACGGGTTCGCCGCGTGCAAAGGCGCTGCTCGAAAACTGGGATGCGTCTCGACGCCAGTTCGTGAAGGTGTTCCCGACCGAATACAAGCGCGCGCTGGGCGAAATGGGTGCGAAGAAGGCAGCAAAGGAAAGCCTCGCTGCCTGA